The Gemmatimonadaceae bacterium genome contains the following window.
GCGTGGAGAGCACCAGGTGGCCGGTGAGGGCCGCCTTGACGGCGATGCCGCCCGTCTCGAGGTCGCGGATCTCGCCGACCATGATGATGTTCGGGTCCTGACGCAGGAAGGCCTTCAGCGCCGCCGCGAACGTCATGCCGATCTCGTTGCGCACCAGCACCTGGTTGACGCCGAAGAGGTTGTACTCCACGGGGTCCTCGGCCGTCATGATGTTCGTCTCGACCTTGTTGATGAGCTTGATGCTCGAATACAACGTGGTCGTCTTGCCGGAGCCCGTGGGACCGGTGACGAGTACCATGCCGTAGGGGCTGCGGACGGCGTCCATCAGGTCGCGCTCGGCCTGGGGCTCGATGCCGAGCTTGTCCAGGTCCATCAGGTTGCTCTGGCTCAGGATGCGGAGCACCACCTTCTCGCCGAACAGCGTGGGCAGCGTGGAGACGCGGAAGTCCACGACCTTGTTGGCGCTGAGCTTCAGCTTGATGCGGCCGTCTTGCGGCACGCGGCGCTCGGCGATGTTCAGCGAGCTCATGATCTTGAACCGGGAGATAAGCGCCGGCTGCATCTTTTTGGGTGGCTTCATCACCTCTTCGAGGTGGCCGTCCACGCGGTAACGCACCCGGAGTTCCTTCTCGAAGCACTCGAAGTGGATGTCCGAGGCGCCCTGCTTCACTGCGTTCGTCAGGATCGCGTTGATGAGCTTCACGACCGGGGCATCGTCCACGGCTGCAGCCAGCGCCGTGGCGGACATCTCCTCTTCCTTGTCCTCCAGCACCTCGATGTCGCCGTCCTCGAGGCCCTCGATCTCGTCTAGCAGCGCGGACATCTGCACGTCGCTGGACTCGTAGTGCTTCTCGATGACGTTGCGAAGCGTGAACTCGCCGGCGATGACCGGGAAGATGTCGTAGCGCGTGATGAACTTGAGGTCCTCGATGACACCCATATTCGTCGGGTCGGCCATCGCGACCGTCAGCGTGCGCCCGTCCCGCTTGAGGGGCAGCACCAGGTTCTTCGTGGCCAGGTCCGCCGGCACCAGCTTGATGATCTTCGGATCCACCTCGAACTTCGAGAGGTCCACGGCAGGCATCTTGTACTGCCGCGCCAGCGTGCGCGTGAGCTCATTCTCTTGGATGAACCCGAGCTTGATCAGGTTGTAGCCGACACGCGTGCCACTGTGGCGCTGCTCGTCCAGCGCCTTCTGGAGCTGGTCGCGCGTGATCAGCCCCTCCTTCACGAGGAGGTCACCGATCCGCTCTGGTCCTCCAGCTGCGGCTGCGCTCATGCGTCAGGAAACGGGGACGGGTGCCGACCTCCCCGGGCGGTGGATTGCCGGGGCGTACGACACGTGGAGGGTGAGAAGGTGCCCGGTAGAGCGCACAAGTGTCAAGGATGTGCGCGGCGGGCTGCCGGTCGGCCCGATTGTGTAGGACGAGGCAGGCCCGAGAAGGTGACATAGGGCGCCAGTTTTGCGGCCAGTGCGGGACCTATGCCCTTCACCTGCTGGAGAGCCTCGAGCGAGCCGTAAGCGCCTGCTGAGTCGCGGTTTGCGATAATGCGAGCGGCAAGCGCGGGACCGATTCCCGGCAGGCGGTCGAGCTCTTCGATGCCGGCCCGATCCACATCGACCAAGTGAGGTGTTCCGGGTCGCGGGCCCGATGCTCCGGCGCTAGCGCCACTCGACGTGGAGGGCGCGCTGGCCTTCGAGCTGCTTCGCTTCCGCCCCCCGGCCGCGACCGCCGAGTCAACTGCAGCGATCTGCCTGGCGAGGGCCTCCCGGGACTCGGCCGGCACCGGCGTGGGCCGAAGGGCGCGGCAACCGCGGACTCCCACGCCGAGCGCGGCGATGGATGCCACGAAGAGCAGCGCGCTCCGTTCGGCTGGTGTCGGCACCTGCGGAGCTTGGTAGCGCCTTCGCCCCGCGCCGCATCGCCGCTACGCAGCCCGCATCGATTCTGGCTCCGCGGTCCGCCGGATGCCGACTACAGCCCGCGCAGCACCGCCAGCGCGACATCGCCCACCACCTGCATCGTCGCTCGCGACACCTTGTCCGCCGTGTCCTCGAGCGTGTGGTGATAGGCGTAGTCGAGGTCGATCACGTCGATGACCTTGAGGCCGGCCTCGATCAGCGGCAGGTGGTCGTCGGTGATTGGCCCGTACTCCCGTGTCGGGAAGTAGATGCCGTGGCCGAGGCGCTGCGCAGTGGTCCACACCCGCTGCACCACTTCGGGGGCCGCACGCACCGAGTGCGACTCGTACAGGAAGCGCGCGTCAGCCTTGCCGATCATGTCCCACACGACACCGAACTCCGGCGCGTAGGTCGCCGAGGGGAGATGCGTGGCGAAGTACTTGGCGCCCAGCAGCACGTCGGTGTTCGTGTCGAAGCTGCCCCAGTCCTCGCCGTCGACGAGCAGGAGGTCGACGCCCACGGCGACCGGATTCGCCTTCAGCGCGTCCGCCACGCCGAGCAGCAACGCGACGCCGGAGGCGCCGTCATTGGCGCCGGGAATGGGCTTGTTGCGATCCTCGGCGCGCATCTCCTTGTCGGCGCGCGGACGGCTGTCCCAGTGCGCGACGTAGAGCACACGTCGTGCGGCCGCGGGATTGAAGCGGGCCAGCACGTTGCGCATCGGCAGCCGCTGGCCGTCCTCGGTCGTGTGCGTCCAGGTCTGGACGAGCATGGTGTCGGCGCGCGCGCCGAACTCCCGGACCATCCAGTCACCGGCCGCGCGGTGCGCCGCGGTGCCGGGAACGCGGGGCCCGAACTCGATCTGCGCGGTGACATAGCGCATCGCCGCGTCGGCGTCGAACTCGCTGGCCGCGGTGCTGACATTCGCTGCGGCGGCGTCACCGGGCCGGGCATCCGCGCCGCCACCGCAGGCCAGCGCCGCCACGAGGGGCAGTCCAGCGAGTGCAAGCCCTGCAGCCGCCATCCGGGGCGTCGACTTGGGAACCTTCCGCGAGTGATTCATGCGCCGTGTTCGCCTCTCCTGGGGCCGGCAGGCGATCCGCTACGGCCAACATCGCCGCGCGGTCCGCTCTCACCGGCGCTCGTGGGTATCAATCCGCGCCGCCGGGCCCTGAAACCTTGCCCCGCCCCTCGCAGAACGTCGAATATACCCTGTTCGCCCCCGTCTCCCCACGCCGCTCGACGTGAAGATCGTTGCCCGCTACATCCTGAAGGAGCACATCGGCCCGCTGCTGTTCGCGCTGTCCGCGCTGACGTCGCTGCTGCTGCTCAACTTCATCGCCAAGAAGTTTCCGGACCTGGTCGGCAAGGGGCTACCCTGGTCGGTGATCGTGGAGTTCCTGCTGCTCTCGATCCCGTTCACCCTGGCAATGACGCTGCCGATGGCGGTGCTGGTGGCGACGTTGCACGCGTTCTCGCGCTTCGCCTCGGAGAACGAGATTACGGCCTTCAAGGCCAGCGGCGTGAGCATGCAGCGGCTGGTGCGGCCGGTGATCCTCGCCTCGTTCGTGCTGGCTGCCGGGATGGTGCTGTTCAATGACCAGGTGCTGCCGCGGGCCAACCACCGGTTGGCGACCCTGCAGGCTGACATCGCGCGGGTGAAGCCGACGCTGGCGCTCAACGAGCAGATCATCAACGAGGTGGTGCGCGGGCAGCTGTACCTGCGCGCGGCACGCATCGAGTCGGGCAGCAACCGCATGCGCGACGTCACGATCTACGACCTAAGCGACCGCGAACGGCGCCGCACCATCCGCGCCGACAGCGGAAACCTTGCCTTCTCGCGGACGGGCGAGGACCTGATCCTCACGCTGTACGACGGGTTCACGACGGAGCTTGAGAGCTCCACGCCACGGCGGCTGCAGCGCAGTTTCTTCAAGGAAGACCTGATCGCGGTACGCGGGATCGCCACCCGACTCGAACGCGACACGCCGACGGCGGCCTACAAGTCCGACCGAGAGCTGACGGTCTGCGAGCTGCAGCAGCGCGTGGACGCGGCACAGGGTGCGCGCGACACCGTGTGGATGCGCATCCAGGTGGCGCAGCGGCCCGGGCAGGAGATCGGGACGCCGCCGGGCGCGACTTGGGGCATCGCCCCCACGTACTGTGCCGTGCAGCGCTGGTGGCGGGAGCGGTCGCTGGTGAAGGAGGCGCAGGCTGCCGAGCCAAGTGCGGCCGCGGATGCTGATGCGGTGCACGAGGCAGCGGGGGCGAACGCGTCGGCGACGCGGCGTGTCGCAAGCGTGCAACGCGCCGTCCTGGACTCGCAGACCCCGCTGCCGCGCCCTCAACCACCGGCCTACGATGCCGTTGTGCTTGAAGGACTTCGCTTCGAGCTCACCAGCACGGATGCCAGCATCGACCGCTACCGTGTCGAGATCGAGAAGAAGTTCTCCATCGCCGCGGCCTGCATCGTGTTCGTATTGCTCGGCGCGCCCATCGCGCTGCGCTTCCCGCGCGGCGGTGTCGGACTCACCATCGGCGTGAGCCTCGGCGTGTTCGGCATCTACTACGTGGGCCTG
Protein-coding sequences here:
- the tadA gene encoding Flp pilus assembly complex ATPase component TadA, which gives rise to MSAAAAGGPERIGDLLVKEGLITRDQLQKALDEQRHSGTRVGYNLIKLGFIQENELTRTLARQYKMPAVDLSKFEVDPKIIKLVPADLATKNLVLPLKRDGRTLTVAMADPTNMGVIEDLKFITRYDIFPVIAGEFTLRNVIEKHYESSDVQMSALLDEIEGLEDGDIEVLEDKEEEMSATALAAAVDDAPVVKLINAILTNAVKQGASDIHFECFEKELRVRYRVDGHLEEVMKPPKKMQPALISRFKIMSSLNIAERRVPQDGRIKLKLSANKVVDFRVSTLPTLFGEKVVLRILSQSNLMDLDKLGIEPQAERDLMDAVRSPYGMVLVTGPTGSGKTTTLYSSIKLINKVETNIMTAEDPVEYNLFGVNQVLVRNEIGMTFAAALKAFLRQDPNIIMVGEIRDLETGGIAVKAALTGHLVLSTLHTNSTAETVTRLLDMGLEPFNVSSALNLVLAQRLLRRNCSSCKQQVKLTPEEIAAARWTETTTLGELRFSQAAIDGLKARAPDDVKPLLANITLETKAIDMPFFKGKGCDACNGSGSKGRQGAYEVMNMSPGLRKLILSNVGAAEIKDFAIEEGMLTLRMDGLVKVWKGITSLEQVITETSA
- a CDS encoding helix-hairpin-helix domain-containing protein, encoding MDRAGIEELDRLPGIGPALAARIIANRDSAGAYGSLEALQQVKGIGPALAAKLAPYVTFSGLPRPTQSGRPAARRAHP
- a CDS encoding M28 family peptidase, whose translation is MAAAGLALAGLPLVAALACGGGADARPGDAAAANVSTAASEFDADAAMRYVTAQIEFGPRVPGTAAHRAAGDWMVREFGARADTMLVQTWTHTTEDGQRLPMRNVLARFNPAAARRVLYVAHWDSRPRADKEMRAEDRNKPIPGANDGASGVALLLGVADALKANPVAVGVDLLLVDGEDWGSFDTNTDVLLGAKYFATHLPSATYAPEFGVVWDMIGKADARFLYESHSVRAAPEVVQRVWTTAQRLGHGIYFPTREYGPITDDHLPLIEAGLKVIDVIDLDYAYHHTLEDTADKVSRATMQVVGDVALAVLRGL
- a CDS encoding LptF/LptG family permease, with translation MKIVARYILKEHIGPLLFALSALTSLLLLNFIAKKFPDLVGKGLPWSVIVEFLLLSIPFTLAMTLPMAVLVATLHAFSRFASENEITAFKASGVSMQRLVRPVILASFVLAAGMVLFNDQVLPRANHRLATLQADIARVKPTLALNEQIINEVVRGQLYLRAARIESGSNRMRDVTIYDLSDRERRRTIRADSGNLAFSRTGEDLILTLYDGFTTELESSTPRRLQRSFFKEDLIAVRGIATRLERDTPTAAYKSDRELTVCELQQRVDAAQGARDTVWMRIQVAQRPGQEIGTPPGATWGIAPTYCAVQRWWRERSLVKEAQAAEPSAAADADAVHEAAGANASATRRVASVQRAVLDSQTPLPRPQPPAYDAVVLEGLRFELTSTDASIDRYRVEIEKKFSIAAACIVFVLLGAPIALRFPRGGVGLTIGVSLGVFGIYYVGLLAGEALSDRGLLDPALAMWATNAMLGIVGIYLTAKLGSEGSTSRGSETSEWWARAMERWRGRWARRRA